The following coding sequences are from one Leptospira mayottensis 200901116 window:
- a CDS encoding RNA recognition motif domain-containing protein — protein MKISVGNLPQELTEDELKKIFSEFGTVQEVHIKKDKTTGRSLSYGSVEMDDSAGTKAIVALNKKEIQGKQIAVIDSEELKKEFEKKQSIKGGGASGKIHGNQSKTGGFSSAGVRRTGGRGK, from the coding sequence ATGAAGATATCAGTAGGAAATCTGCCTCAGGAGCTGACCGAAGACGAACTGAAAAAGATTTTTTCGGAATTCGGGACCGTTCAGGAAGTGCATATTAAAAAAGATAAAACTACAGGACGTTCTTTGTCTTATGGATCCGTCGAGATGGACGATTCCGCGGGAACGAAAGCAATTGTGGCATTGAATAAAAAAGAAATCCAAGGTAAACAGATTGCAGTAATTGATTCTGAGGAACTAAAAAAAGAGTTTGAGAAAAAACAATCTATAAAAGGAGGAGGGGCTTCCGGTAAGATCCATGGAAATCAGTCGAAGACTGGAGGATTTTCCAGCGCTGGTGTAAGAAGAACCGGAGGAAGAGGAAAATGA